In a genomic window of Infirmifilum sp. NZ:
- a CDS encoding carbohydrate ABC transporter permease has translation MAKVQIILTYLAALALAFWVLTPIILVTLSAFADPRDYYNVMKLLPSSFTLANIYELLFVLGTWRNVITSLAVAVLAILISMGLGVPAGYVLARYSFRGRDTLKLTIMGLRAFPLIVVAVPLTVIFMQVGIADSILGVALAHSILAIPIVIFMAYSTFAGIPTQIEEAAYIDGLDEFSAFLRVTLPVSAPGLAAIAIQVFIISWNETFIAGILTLRNRTLPPEILASILTAPDPYKFAGALIMMLPAVLFTFLLRKRLIAAWGITLR, from the coding sequence ATGGCTAAAGTCCAAATTATCCTAACGTATCTCGCCGCTCTAGCATTAGCCTTCTGGGTGCTAACACCCATAATCTTAGTAACGCTCTCGGCTTTTGCTGACCCGAGAGACTACTATAATGTAATGAAACTTCTCCCTTCCTCGTTTACACTCGCAAACATCTATGAGTTGCTCTTCGTGCTTGGCACCTGGAGAAACGTGATCACAAGCCTAGCTGTGGCTGTCCTAGCGATACTTATCAGCATGGGTCTTGGAGTCCCTGCAGGCTACGTGCTGGCGCGTTACAGCTTTAGAGGGAGGGACACTTTAAAGCTGACAATTATGGGTCTACGGGCCTTCCCACTCATAGTTGTAGCGGTTCCGCTAACAGTGATCTTTATGCAAGTGGGAATAGCTGACAGCATCCTGGGAGTTGCATTAGCTCACTCCATACTTGCTATTCCAATTGTGATCTTCATGGCTTACAGTACTTTCGCCGGCATCCCGACCCAGATAGAGGAAGCGGCCTATATTGATGGCTTGGACGAGTTCAGCGCTTTTCTCAGAGTGACGTTGCCCGTCTCTGCCCCCGGCTTAGCGGCGATAGCCATCCAAGTATTCATAATATCATGGAACGAGACCTTCATCGCAGGGATACTTACCCTTAGAAACAGGACGCTTCCCCCCGAGATACTCGCCTCTATTCTCACCGCACCAGACCCCTACAAGTTTGCTGGGGCATTGATCATGATGCTACCGGCAGTTCTCTTCACGTTCCTGCTCAGAAAAAGACTCATCGCAGCATGGGGTATAACCTTAAGGTAG
- a CDS encoding cyclase family protein, whose product MTKKIIDLTMEIRSGTPVFPGYPTPIVHTWTTIREHGYYSNLLQFDEHTSTHVDAPAHFVEGAETVDKVPLERFTGEGVVVDLRDLPPRAVVTAGTLRERMGATLDKLEPGWVVLFLTGYDSKAGTPEWFDHPGLGGDAARLLAEKRVNAVGTDAPSIDQPPFPAHKTLLPSGVVIYENLTNLLQLLGRRFQFTGFPLKILGGSASPVRAVAVLEE is encoded by the coding sequence ATGACAAAGAAAATTATAGACCTTACCATGGAGATCAGGTCGGGGACGCCTGTCTTCCCGGGGTACCCCACGCCCATCGTCCACACCTGGACGACGATACGCGAGCACGGCTACTACTCGAACCTCCTCCAGTTCGACGAGCACACGTCCACGCACGTCGACGCGCCAGCCCACTTCGTCGAAGGAGCCGAAACCGTGGACAAGGTTCCCCTTGAGAGGTTCACGGGGGAGGGTGTGGTCGTGGACCTGCGGGACCTGCCCCCCAGAGCCGTGGTCACCGCCGGCACCTTACGGGAAAGGATGGGCGCAACACTGGACAAGCTTGAGCCGGGTTGGGTTGTGCTCTTCCTGACGGGCTACGACTCCAAGGCTGGCACGCCCGAGTGGTTCGACCACCCCGGCTTAGGCGGGGACGCGGCCCGCCTCCTCGCTGAGAAGCGCGTGAATGCGGTGGGCACGGACGCCCCGAGCATCGACCAGCCCCCCTTCCCCGCCCACAAAACCCTGCTTCCCAGCGGCGTCGTGATATACGAGAACCTCACGAACCTCTTGCAGCTGCTGGGGAGGAGGTTCCAGTTTACAGGCTTCCCCCTGAAGATCCTCGGCGGCTCCGCGAGCCCCGTCAGGGCGGTGGCGGTGCTCGAGGAGTAG
- a CDS encoding alcohol dehydrogenase catalytic domain-containing protein, whose product MKAAVLHRPGDLRVEDIPYPEPGPGEITVKVEASGLCPTDIKTYMYGSSAAKLPVVLGHEFAGVVEEVGEGVEGVAPGDRVNVPADAYCGKCRFCRAGRENLCESPITFGFQVDGSHAEYVRVPRRFVERGLVFLVPDGVPLEAAAMTEPLACVLHDVELAGVRPGKRVAVIGDGPMGLKHVALSRIYGADEVMLIGLTDWKLRLGEEIGATRVVNVQEEDPARALAGAMDAVFVTVVNQQTLSTAMSIASKTGVVSIFAGLPKGASNFTIDTNLIHYGELVLTGSSNYTYREYEKAFSLIASGRVNLLRLISHRFPLAEFHEAIKAWQDKSSSMKIMIKP is encoded by the coding sequence GTGAAAGCCGCGGTCCTCCACAGGCCCGGTGACCTGCGCGTCGAGGATATACCCTACCCCGAGCCGGGCCCCGGGGAGATAACGGTCAAGGTTGAGGCCAGCGGCCTCTGCCCGACGGACATAAAGACCTACATGTACGGGAGCTCCGCGGCTAAGCTCCCGGTCGTCCTGGGCCACGAGTTCGCGGGGGTGGTGGAGGAGGTTGGAGAGGGGGTTGAGGGCGTAGCCCCCGGGGACAGGGTCAACGTGCCGGCTGACGCCTACTGCGGGAAGTGCAGGTTCTGCAGGGCCGGGAGGGAGAACCTCTGCGAGAGCCCGATAACCTTCGGGTTCCAGGTCGACGGCAGCCACGCGGAGTACGTGCGCGTGCCTAGGCGCTTCGTCGAGAGGGGGCTGGTGTTCCTGGTGCCGGACGGTGTTCCGCTGGAGGCCGCCGCCATGACAGAGCCCCTCGCGTGCGTCCTTCACGACGTGGAGCTCGCGGGGGTCAGGCCCGGCAAGCGGGTGGCGGTGATAGGGGACGGGCCGATGGGCTTGAAGCACGTAGCCCTCTCCAGGATCTACGGCGCGGACGAGGTGATGCTAATAGGGCTCACTGACTGGAAGCTCAGGCTCGGAGAGGAGATAGGCGCCACCCGTGTCGTCAACGTTCAGGAGGAGGACCCCGCTAGGGCGCTCGCGGGGGCCATGGACGCGGTGTTCGTGACCGTGGTCAACCAGCAGACCCTCAGCACGGCCATGAGCATCGCCTCGAAGACCGGGGTGGTGTCGATATTCGCCGGCCTACCCAAGGGGGCCTCGAACTTCACGATCGACACAAACCTCATCCACTACGGCGAGCTGGTGCTCACTGGCAGCTCGAACTACACGTACCGTGAGTACGAGAAGGCCTTCAGCCTCATAGCCAGTGGTAGGGTCAACCTGCTCCGCCTCATCTCCCACAGGTTCCCGCTGGCGGAGTTCCACGAGGCGATCAAAGCGTGGCAGGACAAGAGCTCCTCAATGAAGATCATGATCAAGCCCTAG
- a CDS encoding TrmB family transcriptional regulator has protein sequence MKSLQDLLKSIGLTSFDARVYITLLSLGGATLATLEEELETHRAQLHGSLKRLFSKGLIELYGGKPAMYRAVPPDVLLEVLRRELDEDLKEAESFLRNLPRKAPESVHGVWIYRSSKGLLKRYMEAIEKAERNIIVCGDVDFVQRLREKILEVSGKGVISYVLIYEIPGLPFSEGVAEGLKKVKKSVSGDLLVLVDSKTGVLAQRRFRADKMTPYGVVVEEPVLIDYLEENFINRWIHSRTVRDEELAPPFCLTTFKLAVLEVERLLKRGLSLRVECKGRWKGGGRDHLNGRVERAVYDLTSGIVQLQVKTDGGTFTVGAPDAIVEDFACEEICVEV, from the coding sequence ATGAAATCCCTCCAGGATCTGCTGAAGAGTATAGGTCTAACAAGTTTTGACGCAAGAGTCTACATCACACTTCTATCCTTGGGAGGTGCTACTCTGGCAACACTGGAGGAGGAGCTTGAAACCCACAGGGCTCAACTTCACGGGTCTCTGAAAAGGCTGTTCAGTAAAGGGCTTATCGAGCTCTACGGGGGGAAACCTGCAATGTATAGGGCAGTGCCGCCCGATGTGCTCCTCGAAGTTTTACGAAGAGAGCTAGACGAAGACTTGAAGGAAGCTGAGAGCTTCCTGAGAAACCTTCCGAGAAAGGCGCCTGAAAGCGTGCACGGTGTTTGGATATACAGGAGCTCTAAGGGTTTGCTAAAGAGGTACATGGAGGCAATCGAGAAGGCGGAGAGAAATATCATCGTGTGCGGGGACGTTGACTTCGTCCAGAGGTTGAGGGAAAAAATACTGGAGGTTTCCGGAAAAGGGGTAATTTCCTATGTCCTGATCTATGAGATACCTGGGCTTCCCTTCAGCGAGGGCGTGGCAGAGGGTCTGAAAAAGGTTAAGAAGTCCGTTTCCGGCGATCTCCTCGTACTAGTCGACTCGAAGACAGGCGTGCTCGCTCAAAGAAGGTTTAGGGCAGATAAGATGACCCCCTACGGAGTTGTCGTCGAGGAACCTGTGCTGATAGACTACCTTGAGGAGAACTTCATTAACAGGTGGATTCACAGCAGGACCGTAAGAGATGAGGAGCTCGCGCCTCCATTCTGCCTTACGACTTTCAAGCTGGCTGTGCTTGAAGTAGAGAGGCTACTGAAGAGAGGTCTCTCGTTGAGAGTTGAATGCAAGGGGAGGTGGAAAGGAGGTGGCAGAGACCACCTGAATGGACGAGTGGAGAGAGCGGTTTACGATCTTACAAGTGGGATAGTGCAGCTCCAAGTGAAGACTGACGGAGGGACCTTCACCGTTGGGGCCCCTGATGCCATTGTTGAGGACTTCGCATGTGAAGAAATATGCGTCGAGGTGTGA
- a CDS encoding HEPN domain-containing protein — translation MLALPLEEAELLRRRAHSFLRNAERLLDEGEYDLAVFNLEQYCQLILKYRLLVAKGTYPRTRMLRRLIRELGSVDEGVLALVEDVGKLHYIARLEEAYIASRYLPITYEEAEARDLMRFVKEVFMRVVEGA, via the coding sequence GTGTTGGCGTTGCCCCTTGAAGAGGCGGAGCTGCTGAGGAGGCGGGCCCACTCCTTTCTGCGCAACGCAGAGAGGCTCCTCGATGAAGGGGAGTACGACCTAGCCGTCTTCAACCTGGAGCAGTACTGCCAGCTCATCCTCAAGTACAGGCTACTCGTGGCTAAGGGCACGTACCCGAGGACGCGCATGCTTAGGAGGCTAATAAGGGAGCTTGGCAGCGTGGACGAAGGCGTGCTGGCCCTCGTCGAAGACGTGGGGAAGCTGCACTACATCGCCAGGCTTGAGGAGGCCTACATCGCCTCGCGCTACCTCCCGATCACCTACGAGGAGGCTGAGGCAAGGGATTTGATGAGGTTCGTTAAAGAGGTGTTCATGCGGGTTGTCGAGGGAGCTTAA
- a CDS encoding nucleotidyltransferase domain-containing protein produces MSRELKALEKYMEVAAEVKKVVLEVDPEAEVYVFGSVVRGDYTAASDIDILVVTEKVDRKYEIMTRVYQRVDAPVELHVVTRRLYTEWYRRFIPESELVKV; encoded by the coding sequence TTGTCGAGGGAGCTTAAGGCGCTCGAGAAGTACATGGAGGTGGCCGCGGAGGTGAAGAAGGTTGTGCTCGAGGTAGACCCGGAGGCGGAGGTCTACGTGTTCGGCTCAGTCGTCCGGGGCGACTACACCGCGGCGAGCGACATAGACATACTGGTGGTGACCGAGAAAGTGGACAGGAAGTACGAGATCATGACCAGGGTGTACCAGAGGGTCGACGCGCCAGTCGAGCTACACGTGGTAACGAGGAGACTCTACACGGAGTGGTACAGGAGGTTCATACCGGAAAGCGAGCTGGTGAAGGTGTAG
- a CDS encoding class I fructose-bisphosphate aldolase → MESKLLRLRRIVPPEGKTVIVPIDHGIEGYFPQLEDFRNLVSALIAGGADALLVRRGLLKRVADLVAGRAGVVYRVSGATVTSPDVQDQRLVGTVFEAVRAGADAVVFTVTIGHPKEADMLTAFGEVVDEASYYGLPVIGEAEPWSKAKEEERAELLRQGARILSEEGADIVKTFFPKDESYYPKIVRYSLAPVVAAGGPRLNSQLDVLRFVKAVMDAGAIGTCMGRNVWGWDNPELMVKAVAAIVKKGASIEEASRILGGSR, encoded by the coding sequence ATGGAAAGCAAGCTACTTCGTTTGAGGAGGATCGTCCCCCCTGAGGGGAAGACTGTTATCGTCCCAATAGACCACGGCATTGAGGGCTACTTCCCGCAGCTGGAGGACTTCCGGAACCTCGTGTCGGCCCTCATAGCGGGTGGCGCTGACGCCCTGCTGGTCAGGAGGGGGCTCCTGAAGCGTGTCGCGGACCTCGTCGCTGGCAGAGCCGGCGTCGTTTACCGGGTTAGCGGGGCCACCGTGACGTCGCCGGACGTCCAGGACCAGAGGCTGGTTGGAACGGTGTTCGAGGCCGTGAGGGCTGGTGCGGACGCGGTGGTGTTCACCGTGACCATCGGGCACCCGAAGGAGGCCGACATGCTGACGGCTTTCGGCGAGGTCGTCGACGAGGCCTCGTACTACGGCCTCCCGGTCATAGGGGAGGCTGAGCCGTGGAGCAAGGCCAAGGAGGAGGAGAGGGCTGAGCTGCTGAGGCAGGGCGCCAGGATCCTAAGCGAGGAGGGGGCCGACATAGTGAAGACGTTCTTCCCGAAGGATGAGAGCTACTACCCTAAGATAGTGAGGTACTCGCTGGCCCCCGTCGTGGCGGCCGGCGGCCCCCGCCTAAACTCCCAGCTAGACGTCCTCAGGTTCGTGAAGGCCGTGATGGACGCCGGGGCGATCGGCACGTGCATGGGGAGGAACGTGTGGGGCTGGGACAACCCCGAGCTCATGGTGAAGGCTGTGGCGGCAATCGTGAAGAAGGGGGCCTCCATTGAGGAGGCGAGCAGGATTCTGGGTGGCTCGAGGTGA
- a CDS encoding alpha-amylase family protein encodes MGLRFTRVLQFNFEDAEAYGVDRITGAMIVELAVRLGANTVTLFARDAFGRAFYDSKIAPKIAKLGKRDLLREVVEEARKKGIDVVAMVGHTTNPVLYSKHPDWAQVDREGKVITMDTDPPLRRRDKPSWPLMCLNSPFIDHVKSEIEEVLAYGVSGVFLDSFRYMPDADRACFCNACRRLFKEEKGYEPPEEANLDSEAYREAFKWRLEVNVRRLRELKAHIHTLGKGAILAYNSHPYAWRGRANTIAEQAKDSVDVFFAECSEADYQPPGFIAEMVKLTRALTGKSVWASRNSFHTTLTPQQTSPLAIRMGLREAFAGGGWPLFLVFASAFFNGVQEEAVRVAFREVEKLEDYMARAKPLRYVGIVWSNRSRDWSGSLGQHIADSFRGYYYALLKEGLPVNYVSDTSLDSGDFSGYKAIIMENVRSLSGTATSNLKRYADKGGGIVAAYKTGVLDENGGNLEETRLSEVLGIRFNGVLRADWSYFEILDPTHALFKGVNAREILIGDFDKEFMSSRVPPELGWQTLVESEAQKLARIVLPSREYGNEYENGRSPPPPTVKTEHPAILAVENWVYFSGQVGRAYWRTGLPSLGSLILNTVIYTAGPPPVQALSPGFVELEAYESSSSEILVHLLNHTYADRIITRSNTCPNTSWTSTADAVHPPTKVVPLSVKLVFRGVTPRKVYSPLTNKEYRVEKENDYYLTEVGLNEYEFLVVEHE; translated from the coding sequence GTGGGGCTCAGGTTCACGCGGGTTTTGCAGTTTAACTTCGAGGATGCGGAAGCTTACGGAGTCGACAGGATAACAGGAGCGATGATCGTGGAGCTGGCGGTGAGGCTTGGGGCGAACACGGTAACTCTGTTCGCTCGAGACGCGTTTGGCCGAGCCTTTTATGATAGCAAAATAGCACCTAAGATTGCTAAGCTCGGCAAAAGGGATCTACTCAGAGAAGTCGTTGAGGAGGCGAGGAAAAAAGGAATAGACGTCGTGGCGATGGTGGGACACACAACAAACCCTGTGCTGTACAGCAAGCACCCGGATTGGGCGCAGGTTGACAGGGAGGGAAAAGTCATCACAATGGACACAGATCCTCCGCTCAGGAGACGGGATAAACCCTCGTGGCCGCTTATGTGCCTGAACTCGCCGTTCATAGACCACGTGAAAAGCGAGATCGAGGAAGTGCTCGCGTACGGTGTATCGGGAGTGTTCCTAGACAGCTTTAGGTACATGCCCGACGCGGATAGGGCGTGTTTCTGCAACGCGTGCAGACGCCTGTTTAAAGAAGAGAAGGGATACGAGCCCCCCGAGGAGGCGAACCTCGACAGCGAAGCTTACAGGGAAGCCTTCAAGTGGAGGCTTGAGGTCAACGTGAGAAGGCTGCGAGAACTCAAAGCTCACATCCACACGCTTGGAAAAGGCGCAATCCTAGCCTATAACAGCCACCCTTACGCGTGGAGGGGGAGGGCAAACACTATAGCCGAGCAGGCTAAAGACTCCGTAGACGTGTTCTTTGCCGAGTGCAGCGAAGCCGACTACCAGCCCCCAGGGTTTATCGCGGAAATGGTGAAGCTGACAAGGGCGCTTACGGGAAAGAGCGTCTGGGCGAGCCGAAACAGCTTCCACACCACGCTTACGCCCCAGCAGACGTCCCCGCTAGCCATACGCATGGGTCTTCGAGAAGCCTTTGCTGGAGGGGGCTGGCCCCTCTTCCTGGTTTTCGCATCCGCCTTCTTCAATGGTGTTCAGGAGGAAGCCGTGCGCGTTGCCTTCCGCGAGGTCGAGAAGCTTGAGGACTACATGGCTCGCGCTAAGCCCTTACGGTATGTGGGCATCGTGTGGTCGAACAGGAGTAGAGACTGGAGTGGGAGCCTGGGGCAACACATAGCTGACAGCTTTAGAGGCTACTACTACGCCTTACTAAAAGAGGGCTTACCCGTAAACTACGTGTCCGACACGTCGTTAGACAGCGGAGATTTCAGCGGTTACAAGGCTATCATAATGGAGAACGTGCGTAGCCTCTCGGGAACCGCGACCTCTAACCTCAAACGCTACGCCGATAAGGGGGGTGGTATCGTCGCGGCCTACAAGACGGGGGTCCTGGACGAGAATGGCGGAAACCTCGAGGAAACACGCCTGTCTGAGGTGCTCGGGATCAGGTTTAACGGCGTGCTGAGGGCTGATTGGAGCTATTTCGAGATCCTAGACCCCACCCACGCTCTCTTTAAAGGGGTCAACGCAAGGGAGATATTGATCGGGGACTTCGACAAAGAATTCATGAGCTCGCGTGTACCACCCGAGCTCGGCTGGCAAACCTTAGTGGAATCGGAAGCCCAAAAGCTGGCCCGAATAGTTCTGCCCTCCCGCGAGTACGGGAACGAGTACGAGAACGGGAGGAGCCCACCTCCGCCTACCGTGAAGACAGAACATCCTGCGATCTTGGCAGTTGAAAACTGGGTGTACTTCAGCGGACAGGTAGGTCGGGCGTACTGGAGGACGGGCCTGCCTAGCCTAGGATCGTTAATCTTGAACACCGTCATCTACACGGCTGGCCCTCCCCCGGTTCAGGCACTCAGCCCGGGATTCGTCGAGCTTGAAGCATACGAGTCCAGCAGTAGCGAAATCCTCGTGCACCTACTCAACCACACCTACGCCGACAGAATCATAACCAGGTCCAACACGTGCCCGAACACCTCTTGGACATCTACCGCGGACGCGGTGCACCCACCCACAAAGGTAGTCCCCCTGAGCGTCAAGCTCGTTTTTAGGGGGGTGACACCCAGGAAGGTCTACAGCCCGCTCACAAACAAAGAGTACAGGGTTGAAAAAGAGAATGATTACTACCTCACTGAGGTCGGCCTTAACGAGTACGAATTCCTCGTAGTAGAACACGAGTGA
- a CDS encoding ABC transporter substrate-binding protein — MERAKRMNRRVLIAVALVAIVIVVGLLYFFSQRPQEVKTLGFASTQLGATAEKAFLLNLLGNFTKETGVPVDSLITSQYSDVLSRLEAEQQSGKVTISLLGDLEGNIYLYADRGWVTDMSKFGTLPGRTFISSLEATSIYKGQKVFIPWMTATYVFVVNAEAFNYLPPGLTKDDVISGTSKWTYDALLAWAKNIYEKTGKKALGFPVSPSGLFHRFLHGCIYPSYTGYQVKGFDSPEAVAMWAYLKELWNYVNPASSTYSQMADPLLKEEVWIAFDHIARIKNAVTQSPDKFYVVPVPAGPKGRGLLTVVVGLTVMKGAPAPDEAWKLIEFLTRPDVQVQTLQATGFLPTTVEAAGKVPQGPIKSLVEGVNRELSLPDIKTSYIPPLGAQGSQFSQIYRTAFERIVLKGEDPGAVLSELKPQLLSLFQQAGVSPDI; from the coding sequence TTGGAGAGGGCGAAAAGGATGAACAGGCGGGTTCTTATAGCCGTTGCCCTCGTCGCTATAGTTATAGTCGTTGGCCTCTTGTACTTCTTCTCTCAGAGGCCCCAGGAAGTTAAGACTCTTGGCTTCGCCAGTACGCAGCTTGGAGCTACCGCTGAGAAGGCTTTCCTACTGAACCTGCTGGGCAACTTTACCAAGGAAACTGGTGTACCCGTTGACTCTCTCATAACTTCTCAGTACAGTGATGTTCTCTCACGCTTAGAGGCAGAACAGCAATCAGGCAAGGTGACGATAAGCCTTCTTGGTGACCTCGAGGGGAACATCTACCTGTACGCTGACCGCGGATGGGTAACAGACATGTCGAAGTTCGGAACTCTTCCAGGACGCACATTCATAAGTTCATTGGAGGCTACTAGTATCTACAAAGGTCAGAAAGTCTTCATACCTTGGATGACAGCTACGTATGTGTTTGTAGTTAACGCTGAAGCGTTCAACTACCTGCCTCCTGGCCTTACCAAAGACGACGTGATTAGCGGGACGAGTAAGTGGACTTATGACGCTCTACTCGCTTGGGCTAAGAATATCTACGAGAAAACCGGGAAGAAAGCCTTGGGCTTCCCGGTGAGTCCCAGCGGCCTTTTCCACAGATTCCTCCACGGATGCATCTACCCGTCGTACACGGGGTATCAAGTCAAGGGGTTTGACTCACCTGAAGCTGTTGCGATGTGGGCGTACTTGAAGGAGCTTTGGAACTACGTGAATCCCGCTAGCTCAACCTACAGCCAGATGGCCGACCCGTTGCTGAAGGAGGAAGTCTGGATAGCCTTTGATCACATTGCCAGGATTAAGAATGCCGTAACGCAGAGCCCCGACAAATTCTACGTAGTTCCCGTCCCCGCAGGACCCAAGGGAAGAGGACTCCTAACTGTCGTAGTAGGCCTCACGGTTATGAAGGGTGCGCCTGCCCCAGACGAAGCCTGGAAGCTCATCGAGTTCCTCACGCGACCAGATGTGCAGGTGCAAACCCTCCAGGCAACCGGCTTTCTGCCTACAACCGTTGAAGCTGCGGGGAAAGTCCCGCAGGGACCCATAAAGAGTCTAGTAGAAGGGGTTAACCGGGAGCTTTCGCTACCAGATATAAAGACATCCTACATTCCTCCCCTCGGGGCTCAGGGCTCACAGTTCAGCCAAATATACAGGACTGCCTTTGAGCGCATAGTCCTCAAAGGCGAGGATCCGGGCGCCGTCTTATCGGAGCTCAAGCCGCAGCTGCTGAGCCTATTCCAGCAGGCAGGCGTCTCCCCCGACATCTAG
- a CDS encoding AbrB/MazE/SpoVT family DNA-binding domain-containing protein: protein MEIYVKVDKRGRLFIPSEVRRRLGIKRVLKLRVEGRRLVLEAPEDPLDKLAELVVEAPTSEEVVEDEFERELEAKLLNASASR, encoded by the coding sequence ATGGAGATCTACGTTAAAGTCGACAAAAGGGGGCGCTTGTTCATCCCATCGGAGGTCAGGCGCAGGCTGGGCATCAAAAGGGTACTCAAGCTCAGAGTTGAGGGCAGGAGGCTCGTGCTCGAGGCTCCGGAAGACCCGCTCGATAAGCTCGCGGAGCTCGTCGTAGAGGCTCCAACCAGCGAGGAGGTCGTAGAGGATGAGTTCGAGAGGGAGCTTGAAGCGAAGCTACTCAACGCTTCAGCGAGTCGCTAG
- a CDS encoding carbohydrate ABC transporter permease, which produces MVALLGFPLVLSVYIALSDPTSLQRALSDPYFLPALRNTLLLVAIIIPLQFLLALSAALLLSKRFPGSSIFTFIFILPLLLSDISASLIWYNIFSYNGYLNRFLLKVGLVSKPLQLLGFQYQATEMLAIVVTEVWRATSLIFIIIFAGLQFIPKEYFEAADVFGASRLQKLVYVTLPLLKPSIQVALILRTLYALQIFAPMWVLTGRDVPVLAGEAYYWYTILLDPQVSTIYSLIIAAISVVFTAIYLRVTR; this is translated from the coding sequence ATGGTGGCCTTGCTGGGTTTTCCTCTGGTACTCAGCGTGTACATAGCTTTGTCAGACCCAACTAGCCTGCAGCGAGCATTATCCGATCCCTACTTCCTTCCAGCCCTTAGGAACACACTACTTCTCGTCGCGATTATCATACCCCTTCAGTTCCTACTCGCTCTATCGGCGGCTCTGCTTCTGAGCAAGCGTTTCCCAGGGTCTAGCATCTTCACATTCATCTTCATACTCCCCCTGCTACTCAGCGACATCTCTGCATCGTTGATATGGTACAACATCTTCAGCTATAACGGGTACCTTAACAGGTTCCTCCTGAAGGTAGGACTCGTAAGCAAGCCGCTACAGCTCCTGGGTTTCCAGTACCAGGCGACCGAGATGCTGGCTATAGTCGTAACGGAGGTATGGCGGGCGACTTCTCTCATCTTCATAATCATTTTCGCCGGCTTGCAGTTCATACCTAAGGAGTACTTCGAGGCTGCCGACGTCTTCGGCGCGTCGCGCTTACAGAAGCTCGTTTACGTCACACTGCCTCTCTTAAAGCCCAGTATTCAAGTTGCTCTTATTCTTAGGACTTTGTACGCGTTGCAAATATTCGCGCCGATGTGGGTGCTTACAGGCCGTGACGTTCCTGTACTAGCCGGTGAGGCTTACTACTGGTACACAATCCTGCTTGATCCCCAGGTTTCAACTATCTACTCACTCATAATCGCCGCTATCTCCGTAGTTTTCACAGCAATTTACCTGCGCGTAACGAGGTGA